Within the Gloeobacter kilaueensis JS1 genome, the region CACGACGCGCTCTATCAGCAGGCGATGCTGCTGCTCTGGCTGAACCAGCCCCTCCAGGCACTGCGCAAACTTGATGCGATGCCTGTCCGTCAGGGCGTGGAACCGGGGAACGTGCCCGTCGCCCTGCGGCTCGCCTGGCGCGTTGCTCCCTACCAGGCGCTCGGCGTGCGCATTCAGGCGCTCTGGAAATTGAGCCGCTTTGAAGAGGCCAGGGAAGCGCTCAGCTCCCTCGATCGGCTCTCCCCCGCTTCTGCTGCCTGTTTGCGGGACGCTCTCATCGAAAACCAGTCCGTCGCCAAAGAGCGCTTTTATCTGGTGAACGGCCAGGATTATTTTTTGTTGCGCCGCATCGGCGGTCCTGTGCTCCAGTTTCCAGAACCTGTCCACTCTGAGACCTGGGCTTCGATGGATTGCGTCACCTTCGGCTACGACGGGCGCAACTGGCGGTTGCCCCAGGCCCAGAAGCTAATTTCTACACCTGTCTTGCAGCGATGAAGAAAAACCCTTCGCCCCGCCACTTTGAGCGCTTGTTAAAACTCGATGGCCTGATCCGCGAAGGACGGCCCTACACCGCTGCTCAACTGGCCGAAAAACTGGATGTAAGTGTCAGAACCGTTCAGAGTGACCTGGATTTTCTGCGTGACCGCTACGAAGCGCCCCTTGAAAATAGCCGCACCCAGGGCTTCTTCTACCGCGATCCCAAGTGGCGTCTGCCCCTGGTGCCCCTCAGCCAGGGCGAACTTTTTGCCCTGGTTCTCGGTAGCCGGATGCTCGAAGCGGCAGCAGGAGCTGCCTACTCCCAGGAATTGCAGTCGGCTATCGATCAGCTCACAAAACGCATGTCCGATCAAACCTGGGCGGACCTGCAGACGATCGTCGATGAGCGCTTCCAGTTCGGTGCGGGCGGCCTGCTCGACTTGAACCCGGAATTCTGGAAGCTCCTTGTGGAGGCGAGCAGCAAACAACAGCAAGTCGAGATGATGTATTACACCGCCAGTACAAACCAGCTCACCACCCGCAAGTTCGACCCGTACCTGATGTATGTCTACCGGGGCACCAACCCCTACACGATCGGTTTCTGCCACAACCGGCAGGGCATCCGCGTCTTTCGGGTGGACCGCATCCGCCAACTGCGCCTCTGCCCGGAACACTTCGAGCGCGAGACGGACTTTCAACCCCAGCGCTACCTCGATACGGTCTTTCAGATCGAGGCGGGTGGCCAGCCGCAGCCGATCGCCATTCACTTTTCTGCCAAAGTCGCTCCTTTTATCCGCGAGCGGCGCTGGCACCACACCCAGCAGATCGAAGCGCACTCCGACGGTTCACTCACCCTGCGCATGAGCGTGCCGGGGCTTTCTGAAGTAAAGCGCTGGGTGCTCGGTTACGGCGAAGATGCCGTAGTCGAGGGACCGCTGGAACTGGTGGAGATGATCCGCACTGCAGTCGCTAGGATGGCGGCAAGCTATCCGCCATCGCCATGAGCCCGCTCCTCGAAAGCCCTGCCCAGACACCCATTCGCTTCAAACTGCAACCGGTGCTCCGCCTGAACGACGATCAACTCTTCGACCTGTGCCAGCTCAACCGGGATTTGCGCATCGAACGTTCAGCCGAGGGAGAATTGCTGATCATGTCTCCGACAGGGAGTGAGGCAGGAGCCCGCAATTCCAGCCTTACTGGCCAGCTCTGGTTCTGGAACCGCACTCTGGGCCTGGGCCGCACCTTCGATTCCTCAGCAGGCTTTGTTCTTCCTGACGGAGCGATGCGCTCGCCTGACGCCGCCTGGATTCGCCGCGAGCGATGGGACGCTCTCAGTGCTGAGCAACGCCAGAAGTTCGCTCCCCTGCCGCCGGACTTTGTGGCCGAACTGCGCTCCCCCAGCGACCTGATTGCCGATCTCAAAGCCAAGATGCAGGCGTACATCGACAACGGTGTAACTCTCGGATGGCTCATCGACCCCCAGACCCGGCAAGTCTGGATCTATCGGCCTAACCTGCCGCCGGAATTGCTGCAATCGCCTCTTTCACTTTCGGACCCGTTACTTCCGGGTTTCGTGCTGGACTTGGGGGATATCTTTACCGAATAAGGAGGTACCGATGTCCACGGGCGAGATCCCGCAAGACCTCACCCCCCAGCAATTTCTGGAATGGGAAGAGCAGCAAAGCGAGCGCTACGAATACTTTGACGGCAAAATCTACCACAGGACCGGCATCACTGTGGCCCACAACACGGTCTGTCTCAACCTGGGCTGTGAGATCAACAGCTACCTGCGCGGTAAACCCGGCTGGGTTTTCATGTCGGCCATGAAACTGCAGGTGACAGAAGACGGTCCCTTCTTCTACCCGGATGTCGTCGTCACCTGTGACGAGCGCGACGAGGGGCGCGACATCCTTCAGTACCCCTGCCTGGTCGCCGAGGCACTCTGGCCGAACACCGAAGCCTTCGATCGCGGTGACAAGTTCGCACAGTACCGCCGCATCCCAACCCTGCAAGAATACGTTCTGATCGACTGCGGACAGCAGAGCGTCGAGAGCTTCCGGCGCGACAACAGTTCCCCGAACACCTGGATCTGCCATTTCTATAGGCCGGGCTCAGTCGTCACCTTCGACAGTATCGGCCTGCGGCTACCCATCGACACGATTTACGAGAAGGTCCGCTTTCAATAGGCAATCTCAGACAAGAGCCGCGAAGAATCTATACCGAACTTTATCGAATCTTGACCTGAGTCTGAAGACATTCAGGTTAATCTTTCTGAAATCTCCCGTGTAGAGGAAAAAGTCCTGCTTTCCGATCGACTCTGCAAAAAAGTTGCAGAGTTCGCTGATCCGAATTTGCAGATCCCGCCCGTCAGGATAGAGACATCTCAGGAAACCACCCATGACCGTTGTAGAACTGGACTTTGGCATTTCGGGCAGTAGTTTACCGGCAGACCACGGTTATCCACTTTTCAGTGCCCTCTCCGAGAGTGTGCCCGAGATCCACGAGGCGGACTGGCTCGGCATTCACACTCTTCCCGGCGTCAGAGATGGCCACGGCAGCATTACACTTCCTTCTTCATCGAAGCTGCGCCTGCGTCTGCCGATGGAGAAGATCCCGATTGTCTATCCTCTGGCCGGTAAGAAGATCTGCGTCGGCGATTACACGCTGCGCCTGGGCATTCCCCAGATTCGGCTGCTTGCACCGGCGCAAACGCTCTGGTCGCGGCTCGTCGTTCTCAAACTGGCCGATTCAAAAGGCCAGACCGCAGAGCCGGAATCGTTTCTCGCTGGAGTGCAGCGCCAGCTCGAAGCGCTGTCGATCGCGGGCAAACCCAGCCTGGAGAAGGCAACCCAGAAGCCGGGACTGGACGCTTTCGCCCGCCGCGTGCTGCGGATCAAGGGCGTCACGATCACGGGCTACGGCATCTACGTTTCCGGCCTGAGCGACGAGGATTCGCTCAAGTTGCAGATTGCGGGCATCGGCGGGCGGCGGCGGATGGGTTGTGGGTTGTTCGTGCCTGTTGGAGGACAGTCGTGAAGCGCCTGCTCGCCAAGTCGTTCCAGAAAGACAAGTTCCCATCTCCTCCGGACTATGCCTTGTTGCTCCAGCACAGCAGAGATGTTGCTCAAGCCGGCCGTACCCTTGCAAGAACTGTTGGCGCTCCGCTACTGGCTGCTTGTGGCTTGCCGCAGGAATTGCTTCCTGCACTCGAAACGACCTTGATCCTGTGTGGCTGGTTACAAGACCTCGGTAAGGCAAACAGTCATTTCCAGACGATGGTTAGCAGTGCCCCAGAGGTGATACAGCTGCTACGCCACGAAACGGTGTCTGGAATCCTTGCAAAACTGGTTCCTGAATTTCAAGACTGGTTGGCTCCCCTTGGCAATGAGACAGTGCATGTTGCCGTCTGGGGAGCAGTAGGTCATCACCGCAAATTTGACGAGGAAACGAGTCCCAAGCAAGCGCCGCAAGCCATGACGGTTCTGCTCAGCCATCCAGATTTCAATAGCATTCTTCAGGAGATGGCTCAGGATCTCGGTTTGGGACAGCCGCCTAGTTTTCAAAAGGACTTGGTCATCTCTCGCAGTCTCAAGGAAAAGGGCGATCTGGGAGCCCTAGAAGTCTGCCAGGAACTAACTACGCTCTTTGAAGATGAGGAAGAGGCGTTTGCCTCTGCAGCCCGGCGTCAGTTTGTTGCACTCGTAAAAGCCCTGGGTACAGCTGCTGATGTTGCAGCAAGTGCAATTGACTTGGCCCCGAATAATGATCCGCTGAGAATGTGAGTTTCCAGCTTGGTTTTCCTTATCGTACAGGTGGATGCCGTTGCGGCGACAGCGGAGCCGCGATGGCATTCACCTGTTGCAAAAACTCCATCGGCGTTGCTCCTGCCAGGGCACTGTGCGGACGGTAGTGATTGTAATCCAGCCGCCAAGCCTCGACGATTCGTCTGGCATCCGGCACGCTCAAGAAGTAGTGGGCATTAAGACATTCATCCCGAAATTTCCCATTAAAGCTCTCGATGTGCGGCTTGTCCGTTGGCTTGCCCGGACGAGTGAAGGCGATGAGCACCCCACGCCGCGTTGCCCACTCCGCCAGTGCTCGACAGACGAACTCCGGCCCATTATCAACCAGCAATCGTTCCGGCAACTGCCGCTGGGCCGCCAGGGTTTCCAGCACCCGCACCACCCGCGCTGAGGGCAGGGAGGTATCGACTTCAATTTGTGGGCACTCCCGGCTGTAGACATCGATGATCGTCAAGGTCCGCAGTTTGCGTCCGTCGGCCAGGGCATCCTCGACAAAGTCCAGGCTCCATAGCTGGTTAGGGCGTTCTAAAGCCGGTGCTTCCGGCCTCCCAGACGGTCGGAAGCGGGGTTTACGCTTTTTTGGGCGCACCAGCAATCCCTCCTTGGTGCACAGTCGGTAGATTTTCTTGGCGTTGACCAGCCTGCCTTCCCTTCTCAGCAGCAGTGTCAGCCGTCGATAGCCATAACGCGGACGTTCGGCAGCCAACTGCTTCAGCCGTGCTAGCAACACGGGATCTTCAGTGCGATGACCGACTAACCGGGCGGTGGAGCGGTGCAACCCCAGCAACCGACAGGCTCGCCTCTGGGAAACCTGCAGGTCGGCTTGCAGGTAGGCGGCAGCCTGGCGTTTGGCTGCTGGGGTTAGAATTTTTTTGACAGCACCGCCTTGAGGGCATGAAGGTCGAGAGCTTGGTCGGCGACGATCTGCTTGAGTTTGCGGTTTTCTGCTTCGAGATCCTTCAGGCGCTGAGCTTCAGAGATTTCCATTCCACCGTACTTGGCCTTCCAGCGATAGTAGGTCTGCTCGCTGATACCGTGTCTGCGGCATAGCTCTGCCACGTTAGCACCGGCCTGCCCCTCACCCAGGATGGCAATGATCTGTTCAGTCGTGAAACGGCTTTTCTTCATGGTCTTCCTCGTCAGTGGTGTCGGCTGGAAGACTCACATTCTACGCGGTTCACTTTAGCGGTTGCACGTCACAATCGCCCGCCAGGGTATGTCAGTAGAGAAGTACTCGCTGTTGCGTTTCATCGAGGGCGAGATTGCAGTCGGTGTTACAACTGCCGATTTAACTGGCCTGATTCACCGCTGGGCCTGGAGTAAAACCAAAGCGCCCAGAGAATCCTGGAACCTTGAACGGCTGCCAGAAGGCTTCGAGATTCGGCCATTCCAGGAGCAAGTGAGAGATTCTAACTCCTCACTCACACTTGCCAGAGCCGGATGTGGGTCTGGTAAGAGCCTGGCTGCATATCTGTGGGCACGGCGGTATTGCGAGAGTTACACAAAACAGGAGCGGCCCTTCCGACTGTTCTTCTGCCTTCCCACCACCGGCACGACCACTGAGCATTATCGCGACTACGCCCTTGAGTGCGGCTTCCCGGCAGCCCTGGCCCATTCACGCTCAAGCGTTGATCTACAAAAGACCTCTTGCATGAATCAGGCCAAGGCTGACAGGGACAGCTCGTAGTTGTAGATCCCTGCCAGCAAACTCAACCGCAGACCGAACCGGCGGCGACGATTGCGATACGGACCAGCCAAAATCCGAAACACCTTCAGACGCCGATTGACATGCTCCACCACTATCCGTTGACGCGCTACAGCCCGGTTCCCTCGCTTCTGCTCCACACTCAACTGCCCTCGTAGAGGCTTTTTGCTCGGGGTTTGGCTGTTGGCATGGACTTTCCTTAAACCCTGATAGCCCTTGTCTGCCAGACACTTCACCCAAGGAGCAAAACGGGTGCGACTGTTTTTGAACACCCGCAAATCGTGGAGGCGACCACGGCTGCAGACGGTGCTGAGGATGCGGCGGCTTTTGGGCTCTACGACCAGTTGCGCTTTGAGGGTGTGGCATTTTTGTTTGCCGCTGTAGTAGTGCCTCTGCTTTTTTTGGGCCGTTCTATTGGCACTTCTGTCACATCGACAACGACCACTTCCAGTTGTACGTTCGTTTGAGCGCTTTGACGCGAAGGCAGCCGAAAGCGTCCGGATTGCACCAGCAGTCGCTCGACTTTGTGGACGATACGACAGACGGTCGATTCGTGTAGAGCCCAGCTTTGAGCGATGTGAAAGTAGGTGCGGCCTGCCCCCCGGATGGGGGGTACTCCCGCGAGTACTGCAGGGCAAGCAGCAACTGGTCTTCGGTGGAGAGTTTGGCCTGTCCGCCACGCTTGCCGGTGCGCTCCAGAGCGGGTCGAAGGACATCGACCATTGCCTGGAAGGTTTCAACTCGCACACCGCAGAGGCGTTTGAAGTCGGTGGGCTTGAGATGTTGGATATCCTGATAGCTCATCATCAGGGCAGAAAAGCAGTAGTGACCCTACTACTTGTGACCCATCCCAGGCATTCATGCAAGAGGTCTAATCAGTGACTCCTTTCGGAGTTGAGCACGAGAGTCCGACGGATGATTTTGCTGCACCTTCTTCGCGATTCAATCAGTGACTCCTTTCGGAGTTGAGCACATTCACGCTCCTGCAAAGTATTGCCTGGGCCAACTGGCGATTCAATCAGTGACTCCTTTCGGAGTTGAGCACCGGCCACCATCGACGCCATCGGATCTGCGACGGTGAGCGATTCAATCAGTGACTCCTTTCGGAGTTGAGCACCAAACCAAGTACATGCTCAGACTCGGAAAACATGCTGCGATTCAATCAGTGACTCCTTTCGGAGTTGAGCACCTCAGTGAATTGCTCATGATCTATCGAGGTCATGACGCGATTCAATCAGTGACTCCTTTCGGAGTTGAGCACGCTTTTGCTGGAGTTTCGCACCTCGCTAACAATCCGAGCGATTCAATCAGTGACTCCTTTCGGAGTTGAGCACGTTTTATTCCCGACGATTTATTATCAGCAATTAATGGCGATTCAATCAGTGACTCCTTTCGGAGTTGAGCACAATTTGATCAAATCGCGGAATATCTGCAATACTTGATGCGATTCAATCAGTGACTCCTTTCGGAGTTGAGCACTAGTAGTCCCGTCCGAACTCGACCGGCCCAGAGTAGCGATTCAATCAGTGACTCCTTTCGGAGTTGAGCACACATTGGCCGCGCCGCTGTCCGCCGGCTCAGCGCTGCGATTCAATCAGTGACTCCTTTCGGAGTTGAGCACATCCGCTTGTCCTGCGCCTCGACGAGCGTAGTCAGCTGCGATTCAATCAGTGACTCCTTTCGGAGTTGAGCACTTTATTACAATCCGTATTCAAGTGCTACCGCTTAGGAGCGATTCAATCAGTGACTCCTTTCGGAGTTGAGCACAGAACCAATCCGGCGGGTCTGAGATTTCCGATCGCACGATTCAATCAGTGGCTCCTTTCGGAGTTGAGCACTTTGGAGAGTAGAGATGCGCATTCCGAACGACTCGCGATTCAATCAGTGACTCCTTTCGGAGTTGAGCACCAGATTGTTCTGCTCGAAACCGAGGAGCACCTTCGGGGCGATTCAATCAGTGACTCCTTTCGGAGTTGAGCACAGCCACTGCCCGATTTCCCAATCCGACCACTCGCGGCGATTCAATCAGTGACTCCTTTCGGAGTTGAGCACCCCAGACCGTGAGCATCTGGCGGGAGTACACGTTGGCGATTCAATCAGTGACTCCTTTCGGAGTTGAGCACGGGTGGAAGCGGGCGCAGTGGACAACCTGGGCAAAGCGATTCAATCAGTGACTCCTTTCGGAGTTGAGCACTTGCCAGTGTTGGTTTTTTCGGGCGTAAAGAGCACGTGCGATTCAATCAGTGACTCCTTTCGGAGTTGAGCACGTGATAATACGGCGCAGGTTACGCGGCTTCTACTCGCGATTCAATCAGTGACTCCTTTCGGAGTTGAGCACAGAACCAATCCGGCGGGTCTGAGATTTCCGATCGCACGATTCAATCAGTGGCTCCTTTCGGAGTTGAGCACTAGTGCTCTGGCGCGGAGTAGTCGAAAAGCGTGCGGCGATTCAATCAGTGACTCCTTTCGGAGTTGAGCACTGCTTCTTGCAGACATTCCGGGGTTAGGAGAAAATCGCGATTCAATCAGTGACTCCTTTCGGAGTTGAGCACCAGGAGACTGCAATCGCCGATCTTGATCGGGGGTGCGATTCAATCAGTGACTCTGATCAGGCAGGATGCCGTAGCGATTGAGTACCAGTAGCGCACAGGTGGCCATGCGCACGGGCAACTCCTCCCACGGCTCGCCTTTTTGGGTAAGCGTCTGAAACTCGCGCTACATCGAGAGTAGTTTGTAATTCAATCAGTAATTTTTCGGAGATTGAATACTTTGTGATGAGGGGAGCAGATTGATTCGATTTTCGCTCAGGATGCTGGTTTCACACAGGCGATGCTGATATTTTTCCCAGCTTGAAATATTTCTTTCAAGAGTATTCAGTCAAAAGATGGATGCTCTGGAGGTCAGCCTCAAGCAAGCTGTGGAGAATAGTTCTATTGGAGGCGCACAAATGGAAGGGACTGCAACGAAAAAGACGGTCAGCGATCTCGAATATGATTTGCTCACCGTGCTCAAAGAAAAAGCCTGTGCTGTGACGGCATACGACACATACATTCGCGACGCCCAGAAGGTAGGATCGCAGCCCTGTGTCGAGCTGTTTCAGAAACTGCAGCAGCAAGATAATCAGTGTGCTGAGGAGTTGCGCCAGCACCTCACCCAGGTTATGCAAAAAGGCCGGATGTAGATTCCGGACTCCCAAAGTCGTGTAAACCGCATCCGAGTAGCGAGGGTAGGCAGGGTGGTCGCTGTAGCCTTAGAATCAGCCCTCTTGTAACCGTCACTGCTTGCGGTTCTGTGGGGCGCTGACGATGCTTCTCGCCTCCCCTATCCCACCGGATCTCTTGCTGCGGTAGGGGAGGCGTCGGCGGCATGGTACTCCTGGAGGGATTTGACGGTGAGAGTGCCCTGCTGGAGCGAGGCGATGGCGGCGGCACAGGCCCGTGCTCCAGCAAGGGTGGTGATGACGGGGATTTTTTGGGCGAGGGCGGTGCGCCGGATCACCTGAGCGTCAGTCTGCGCTTCGCTGCCGGAGGGGGTGTTAAAGACCAGCTGGACCTGCTGGTTTTTGAGCAGGTCGCCGATGTGGGGCCGGCCCTCGTGGATCTTGAGCACCTGTTCGACGGCCAGACCCTGGGAGCAGAGGTAGCGCTGGGTGCCCTCGGTGGCAATGACCCGAAAGCCAAGCTCGATCATCTCGCGGACGATCGGCACGACGGCGGCCTTGTCGCGGTCGGTGACCGAGACGAAGAGGGTGCCACGCACAGGCAGGCGCTGACCGGCTCCGAGTTGGGCTTTGGCAAAGGCGCGGCCAAAGTCGGTGTCGATGCCCATCACCTCGCCGGTGGAGCGCATCTCGGGGCCGAGGATCGTGTCGGTGCCACCAAATTTTTCAAAGGGCAGCACCGCTTCTTTGACGGCGATGTGCCTGGGGATGACTTCGGCGGTGAAGCCCAGTTCGCTCA harbors:
- a CDS encoding helix-turn-helix transcriptional regulator; translated protein: MKKNPSPRHFERLLKLDGLIREGRPYTAAQLAEKLDVSVRTVQSDLDFLRDRYEAPLENSRTQGFFYRDPKWRLPLVPLSQGELFALVLGSRMLEAAAGAAYSQELQSAIDQLTKRMSDQTWADLQTIVDERFQFGAGGLLDLNPEFWKLLVEASSKQQQVEMMYYTASTNQLTTRKFDPYLMYVYRGTNPYTIGFCHNRQGIRVFRVDRIRQLRLCPEHFERETDFQPQRYLDTVFQIEAGGQPQPIAIHFSAKVAPFIRERRWHHTQQIEAHSDGSLTLRMSVPGLSEVKRWVLGYGEDAVVEGPLELVEMIRTAVARMAASYPPSP
- a CDS encoding Uma2 family endonuclease, whose product is MSPLLESPAQTPIRFKLQPVLRLNDDQLFDLCQLNRDLRIERSAEGELLIMSPTGSEAGARNSSLTGQLWFWNRTLGLGRTFDSSAGFVLPDGAMRSPDAAWIRRERWDALSAEQRQKFAPLPPDFVAELRSPSDLIADLKAKMQAYIDNGVTLGWLIDPQTRQVWIYRPNLPPELLQSPLSLSDPLLPGFVLDLGDIFTE
- a CDS encoding Uma2 family endonuclease, whose product is MSTGEIPQDLTPQQFLEWEEQQSERYEYFDGKIYHRTGITVAHNTVCLNLGCEINSYLRGKPGWVFMSAMKLQVTEDGPFFYPDVVVTCDERDEGRDILQYPCLVAEALWPNTEAFDRGDKFAQYRRIPTLQEYVLIDCGQQSVESFRRDNSSPNTWICHFYRPGSVVTFDSIGLRLPIDTIYEKVRFQ
- the cas6 gene encoding type I-MYXAN CRISPR-associated protein Cas6/Cmx6 — protein: MTVVELDFGISGSSLPADHGYPLFSALSESVPEIHEADWLGIHTLPGVRDGHGSITLPSSSKLRLRLPMEKIPIVYPLAGKKICVGDYTLRLGIPQIRLLAPAQTLWSRLVVLKLADSKGQTAEPESFLAGVQRQLEALSIAGKPSLEKATQKPGLDAFARRVLRIKGVTITGYGIYVSGLSDEDSLKLQIAGIGGRRRMGCGLFVPVGGQS
- a CDS encoding HD domain-containing protein, with the translated sequence MKRLLAKSFQKDKFPSPPDYALLLQHSRDVAQAGRTLARTVGAPLLAACGLPQELLPALETTLILCGWLQDLGKANSHFQTMVSSAPEVIQLLRHETVSGILAKLVPEFQDWLAPLGNETVHVAVWGAVGHHRKFDEETSPKQAPQAMTVLLSHPDFNSILQEMAQDLGLGQPPSFQKDLVISRSLKEKGDLGALEVCQELTTLFEDEEEAFASAARRQFVALVKALGTAADVAASAIDLAPNNDPLRM
- a CDS encoding IS3 family transposase (programmed frameshift) → MKKSRFTTEQIIAILGEGQAGANVAELCRRHGISEQTYYRWKAKYGGMEISEAQRLKDLEAENRKLKQIVADQALDLHALKAVLFKKILTPAAKRQAAAYLQADLQVSQRRACRLLGLHRSTARLVGHRTEDPVLLARLKQLAAERPRYGYRRLTLLLRREGRLVNAKKIYRLCTKEGLLVRPKKRKPRFRPSGRPEAPALERPNQLWSLDFVEDALADGRKLRTLTIIDVYSRECPQIEVDTSLPSARVVRVLETLAAQRQLPERLLVDNGPEFVCRALAEWATRRGVLIAFTRPGKPTDKPHIESFNGKFRDECLNAHYFLSVPDARRIVEAWRLDYNHYRPHSALAGATPMEFLQQVNAIAAPLSPQRHPPVR